A single window of Mycolicibacterium madagascariense DNA harbors:
- a CDS encoding 13E12 repeat family protein, which translates to MFDDLSEAALVERIAALEVSKCAAAAEQAELTMALDAARRAREAAAGVPASQRGKGLASEVALARRDSPNRGGRHLGFARALVYEMPHTLAALKAGALSEWRATLIVRESACLSVEDRARLDERMCADQNALEGKGDKRIEADAKAIAYRLDPQAVVDRAVRAPQERSVWIRPAPDCMTYVTALLPMPQGVAVYAALRRTADTCGDGRGRGQVMADTLVERITGRPADVAVPVAVELVITDETLLGGDPTPGRVPGYGPIPAAVACRLAADAAADARSKATVRRLYRHPTSGALVAMESRARRFPAGMARFIAVRDDTCRTPYCDAPIRHTDHATPHAAGGATSLRNGLGECEACNYAKEAPGWRVRTFCDHQGRHTAAFTTPTGATHHSTAPPLLGDLVPLKASGIEIHLSDLLAA; encoded by the coding sequence ATGTTCGACGACCTGTCCGAGGCGGCGCTGGTGGAGCGCATCGCGGCGCTGGAGGTCTCCAAGTGCGCCGCGGCGGCCGAGCAAGCCGAGTTGACCATGGCATTGGATGCGGCGCGCCGCGCTCGCGAGGCCGCTGCCGGGGTGCCCGCGTCCCAGCGCGGCAAGGGCCTGGCCAGTGAAGTGGCATTGGCCCGGCGCGATTCCCCGAACCGCGGCGGACGCCACCTCGGCTTCGCCCGCGCCCTGGTGTACGAGATGCCCCACACCCTGGCCGCGCTGAAGGCCGGGGCGCTCTCGGAATGGCGGGCGACGCTGATCGTGCGCGAATCGGCGTGCCTGTCGGTAGAGGACCGCGCCCGGTTGGACGAACGGATGTGCGCCGACCAAAACGCCCTGGAAGGCAAGGGCGACAAGCGCATCGAAGCCGACGCCAAGGCCATCGCCTACCGCCTGGACCCCCAGGCGGTCGTGGATCGGGCGGTGCGGGCACCTCAGGAACGCTCGGTGTGGATCCGCCCGGCCCCGGACTGCATGACCTACGTGACCGCACTGCTGCCGATGCCCCAGGGTGTCGCGGTCTACGCCGCGCTGCGCCGCACCGCCGACACCTGCGGGGACGGCCGCGGCCGCGGACAGGTCATGGCCGACACCCTCGTCGAACGCATCACCGGGCGCCCCGCCGACGTCGCGGTCCCGGTCGCCGTCGAATTGGTGATCACCGACGAGACGCTGCTGGGCGGGGACCCCACCCCGGGGCGGGTCCCCGGCTACGGCCCGATCCCGGCCGCGGTGGCCTGCCGCCTGGCCGCCGACGCCGCCGCCGACGCGCGCTCCAAGGCCACCGTGCGCCGCCTCTACCGCCACCCCACCTCCGGGGCGTTGGTGGCCATGGAGTCCCGGGCGCGGCGGTTCCCGGCGGGCATGGCGCGCTTCATCGCGGTGCGCGACGACACGTGTCGCACCCCCTACTGCGACGCCCCGATCCGCCACACCGATCACGCCACCCCCCACGCCGCGGGCGGGGCGACGAGCTTGCGCAACGGGCTCGGGGAATGCGAGGCCTGCAACTACGCCAAGGAAGCCCCCGGCTGGCGGGTACGCACCTTCTGCGACCACCAGGGCCGCCACACCGCCG
- the ipdE2 gene encoding acyl-CoA dehydrogenase IpdE2 → MTEEREMLRDTVATIVEKHASPEAVRRAMESERGYDESLWTLLCEQVGAAALVVPEEFGGAGGELADAAVVIETLGRALVPTPLLGTTLAELALLSADDPDADTLETLAEGTSIGAVVFDPGYVVNGDVADVVVGVEDGGLARWTTFTAEPFVTMDPTRRLARVRPGETAVIGPDPGLADTASILLAAEQIGAAARCLDLTVAYTKDRVQFGRPIGSFQALKHRMADLYVLVQSAKALVDDAVAEPSPTAAALARVSASEAFSRVAAESIQMHGGVAITWEYDIQLYFKRAHGSAQLMGPPRDHLRRLEHEVL, encoded by the coding sequence ATGACAGAAGAGCGGGAGATGTTGCGCGACACCGTCGCAACGATCGTCGAGAAGCACGCCTCCCCCGAAGCGGTGCGCCGCGCCATGGAGTCCGAACGCGGGTACGACGAGTCGCTGTGGACGCTGTTGTGCGAACAGGTCGGAGCGGCCGCACTCGTCGTCCCCGAGGAATTCGGTGGCGCGGGAGGCGAACTCGCCGATGCCGCGGTGGTCATCGAGACGCTGGGCCGCGCCCTGGTGCCGACGCCGCTGCTCGGCACGACGCTCGCCGAACTGGCGCTGCTGTCGGCCGACGACCCCGATGCCGACACTCTGGAGACGTTGGCCGAGGGCACGTCGATCGGCGCTGTCGTGTTCGATCCCGGCTACGTGGTCAACGGTGACGTGGCCGACGTGGTGGTCGGGGTCGAGGACGGCGGGTTGGCCCGCTGGACGACCTTCACCGCCGAGCCGTTCGTCACGATGGATCCCACTCGCAGGCTGGCGCGCGTCCGGCCCGGGGAGACCGCGGTCATCGGCCCCGACCCGGGGCTCGCCGATACCGCGTCGATCCTGTTGGCGGCGGAGCAGATTGGCGCCGCCGCGCGATGCCTCGACCTGACGGTCGCCTACACCAAGGATCGCGTTCAGTTCGGCCGGCCGATCGGCAGCTTCCAAGCGCTCAAGCACCGCATGGCGGATCTCTACGTTCTGGTGCAGTCGGCCAAGGCCCTCGTCGACGATGCCGTCGCCGAGCCGTCGCCGACGGCAGCGGCGCTGGCGCGGGTGTCGGCGAGCGAGGCATTCAGTCGCGTGGCGGCCGAGTCGATCCAGATGCACGGTGGCGTCGCCATCACCTGGGAGTACGACATTCAGCTGTACTTCAAGCGGGCACACGGGAGCGCTCAGCTGATGGGCCCGCCGCGGGATCACCTCCGGCGCCTCGAACATGAAGTGCTCTGA